ATGAGCATAACTTGTCTGCTCTGCTTCCGTCATCATTGCTTGTACATTAATTGCCTGTGTCCAAGCTTCTTTGTCACTATCATTCCCTAGGGGAATACTGCCATTTTCTGCTATCCAAGCTTTTTCAATCTCTTCTAAAATGGTACGGTTAGGACGCTCGATTGTGTGAGCTTTTACCCAATAACATTTATCTGGCTTTCTGACTAAATGCTGTTTGAGACTGACAATTACATCTCGTGAATAACCGACAAATTGTAGATTTTTCTCTTGATTAAAAATTGCGTATACTCCAATTTTTCCGGGAAAATTCTCAGTCACTTGACCATTCTCGTCGATATAGGAAAGATATTCTAATTCATTTAAGGTGGGAAATTCCTTATCTTGACTCATGGTTTGATATTTTTAAAAATATTTTTATCCTAACAGTTTGGAAAGGGGAAATGAGATTTATTAATATTTATTTTTGTTTGAGCGGTACAGAGTCACTCCATCATCATCTCAATCTCATGGTACAGGCGATCGCATTCACTTTAATGGTTTGTAGTAAGGGCTTTAGACCTTCATTTGAGGGATACATCGCTGATTACGAACCTATGGGATTAACTGGCGATCGCCAAGGAGAAATCCTCTAGCTTATCGCCTCCTTTTCTTCCTAACTAAACTTTTCTCAAGAATGGTAACAGGTCTTGGAGAATAGTTT
The Calothrix sp. 336/3 DNA segment above includes these coding regions:
- a CDS encoding GIY-YIG nuclease family protein, whose translation is MSQDKEFPTLNELEYLSYIDENGQVTENFPGKIGVYAIFNQEKNLQFVGYSRDVIVSLKQHLVRKPDKCYWVKAHTIERPNRTILEEIEKAWIAENGSIPLGNDSDKEAWTQAINVQAMMTEAEQTSYAHPMNDDLAKMKVLKNVARRVEAEILAVLAARGLQAQIRFNPKLKEEGLLDLK